A stretch of the Solanum dulcamara chromosome 6, daSolDulc1.2, whole genome shotgun sequence genome encodes the following:
- the LOC129892807 gene encoding uncharacterized protein LOC129892807, translating into MPETTEIKSDSGEKGIIYENNHAYYLSNSDSPGMTLVNSVFDGRGYPGWRRSILLSLSAKRKLGFINGTCKVPDLRSADFEQWNCVNDMIICWISNALSKDIADSVMSSKTAKELWDSLEQRFGKSNGAKLYHLQKELSGLVQGNSDIAGYFTKVKRLWDELDGMNAIACCSCECTCDGKAKLTKSLED; encoded by the coding sequence ATGCCTGAAACAACTGAAATCAAATCAGACAGTGGTGAAAAAGGAATCATATATGAAAACAACCATGCCTATTACTTAAGCAATTCAGATTCACCTGGTATGACTCTAGTCAACAGTGTTTTTGATGGAAGAGGATACCCAGGTTGGAGAAGATCTATCCTTCTATCTCTATCAGCCAAGAGAAAACTTGGTTTTATCAATGGAACTTGTAAGGTTCCAGACCTAAGATCTGCAGATTTTGAGCAATGGAATTGTGTCAATGACATGATTATATGTTGGATATCAAATGCATTATCTAAGGATATTGCAGATAGTGTAATGAGTTCCAAAACTGCAAAAGAACTTTGGGACAGCCTGGAGCAGAGATTTGGCAAATCAAATGGTGCCAAACTCTATCATCTGCAAAAGGAATTATCAGGATTAGTACAAGGCAATAGTGACATTGCAGGTTACTTCACCAAGGTTAAGAGATTATGGGATGAATTAGATGGGATGAATGCGATTGCCTGTTGCTCATGTGAATGCACCTGTGATGGAAAAGCAAAGTTAACAAAATCACTGGAAGATTAG